A DNA window from Candidatus Latescibacterota bacterium contains the following coding sequences:
- a CDS encoding NifU family protein, which produces MNDRVEAALDIIRPALMMDGGNVDLVDVTEDGVVLVRLVGACDGCPASTMTLRAGIEATLKQQIPEVTRVESVY; this is translated from the coding sequence CTGAACGATCGCGTCGAGGCGGCCCTGGACATCATCCGGCCGGCGCTGATGATGGACGGCGGCAACGTGGACCTGGTGGACGTGACCGAGGACGGCGTCGTCCTCGTCCGCCTGGTCGGCGCCTGCGACGGCTGCCCGGCCAGCACCATGACCCTGCGCGCGGGCATCGAGGCCACGCTCAAGCAGCAGATCCCCGAGGTCACGCGGGTCGAGAGCGTCTACTAG
- a CDS encoding DUF1697 domain-containing protein, which translates to MPRCIAFLRAINVGGHTVTMDALRGHFVDLGIAAPETFIASGNVIFTTRARSLPALETKIERHLEAALGYAVATFLRTDVELAAIVAHADALPAATAHNVGFLKAPLTAPQRRALAGLETAIDRFHLHGHELHWLCDAEQSDSTFSNAVFEKTLGQRATFRGLNTLRRLVAKYPAT; encoded by the coding sequence ATGCCCCGCTGCATCGCCTTTCTCCGCGCCATCAACGTCGGCGGTCACACCGTCACCATGGACGCCCTGCGCGGCCACTTCGTCGACCTGGGCATCGCCGCCCCTGAGACCTTCATCGCCAGCGGCAACGTGATCTTCACCACCCGCGCGCGCTCGCTGCCCGCGCTGGAGACGAAGATCGAACGCCACCTCGAGGCCGCCCTCGGCTACGCCGTGGCCACCTTCCTGCGCACCGACGTGGAGCTGGCGGCGATCGTCGCGCATGCGGACGCGCTGCCCGCGGCCACGGCCCACAACGTGGGCTTTCTCAAGGCGCCGCTCACCGCGCCCCAGCGCCGCGCGCTCGCGGGCCTGGAGACCGCCATCGACCGCTTCCACCTGCACGGCCATGAGCTGCACTGGCTCTGCGATGCAGAGCAGAGCGACTCGACGTTCTCCAACGCGGTCTTCGAGAAGACGCTCGGCCAGCGCGCCACCTTCCGCGGGCTGAACACGCTGCGGCGACTCGTGGCGAAGTATCCCGCGACCTAG
- a CDS encoding FAD-dependent oxidoreductase, translating to MGRPLFLVLTLLAGLAQRATPATVLDVQCLSLVHVAESAPPDSIAVDVYIAGGGLGGCAAALAACDAGLRVLLSEETRWLGGQATAEGVSALDENYWVETSGATRSYQRFRALIRDHYRPLCRATPPPARLNPGNCWASALAFEPAVGVAALDSLLAPHCASGALSILRRWKPYRAEVAGARVVAVDLVQLDSAARCRVRSAYYLDATALGDLLPLVGAHYTVGAESRNVTGEPSAPALADSRCEAAFTYPFVVEARPGESRPWPAPPDYARVVADAGFDDPWPLPLGSASGDAGPPTLHATLPGAPGSLWTYRRLIDATQFDPAAHACALTLVNWPTMDYRGGGLLSADPEQQLAALREAKALSLAFFHWMQTAMPRADGGVGHPELRLLIAAMGSDDGLALHPYVRESRRLAAWTTLREQDVAKALLPGRRRGRFFRDAVAIGHYGLDLHPGPCAETISSEATRPFQIPLVALVPERIENLLAAGRCLGVTHITASCTRLHPIEWAIGEAAGAAAAECVASDLAPRALLADPAALLRMQRRLVSRGAPIVWYADLATDDPRFQEAQLAPFVGADGDSLLELSSNYDSEAWQ from the coding sequence ATGGGCCGCCCACTCTTCCTTGTGCTGACGCTGCTCGCTGGTCTTGCCCAGAGAGCGACGCCGGCCACCGTGCTCGACGTGCAATGCCTGAGCCTGGTGCACGTCGCCGAGTCTGCGCCCCCTGATTCAATTGCGGTCGACGTCTACATCGCCGGCGGGGGACTCGGCGGCTGCGCGGCCGCGCTTGCGGCCTGCGACGCCGGCTTGCGGGTCCTGCTCAGCGAGGAGACCCGGTGGCTGGGGGGACAAGCGACTGCCGAGGGCGTCTCCGCGTTGGACGAGAACTACTGGGTCGAAACTAGCGGCGCAACTCGCAGCTACCAGCGCTTCCGCGCGCTCATACGCGATCACTACCGCCCGCTCTGCCGCGCGACGCCGCCGCCCGCGCGACTGAACCCCGGCAACTGCTGGGCCAGTGCGCTGGCCTTCGAGCCTGCCGTGGGCGTTGCGGCCCTGGACAGCCTTCTGGCCCCGCACTGCGCAAGTGGAGCGCTGAGCATCCTCCGCCGCTGGAAGCCCTATCGCGCCGAGGTCGCGGGCGCGCGGGTCGTCGCGGTGGACCTGGTACAACTCGACTCCGCCGCCCGCTGTCGCGTTCGCTCGGCCTACTATCTCGACGCCACCGCCCTCGGCGACCTGCTGCCGCTGGTCGGCGCGCACTACACGGTTGGCGCGGAGTCCCGCAACGTCACCGGGGAGCCGAGCGCTCCAGCGCTGGCTGACTCGCGCTGCGAGGCGGCGTTCACCTACCCGTTCGTCGTCGAGGCGCGTCCGGGCGAAAGCCGCCCCTGGCCTGCGCCGCCCGACTACGCGCGCGTCGTGGCTGACGCCGGCTTCGACGACCCCTGGCCTCTGCCTCTCGGGAGCGCGTCTGGCGACGCCGGTCCCCCGACGCTGCACGCCACGCTCCCCGGCGCGCCGGGATCCCTCTGGACCTACCGTCGCCTGATTGACGCCACGCAGTTCGATCCCGCCGCCCACGCCTGCGCGCTGACTCTCGTCAACTGGCCGACCATGGACTACCGCGGGGGCGGACTGCTCAGCGCGGATCCCGAGCAGCAGTTGGCCGCCCTTCGTGAGGCGAAGGCGCTGAGCCTTGCCTTCTTCCACTGGATGCAGACCGCGATGCCCCGCGCCGACGGCGGTGTCGGCCATCCCGAGCTGCGCCTGCTCATCGCCGCCATGGGCTCCGACGACGGCCTCGCCCTCCACCCCTATGTCCGCGAGTCCAGGCGGCTTGCCGCCTGGACCACCCTGCGTGAGCAGGATGTCGCCAAGGCCCTGCTTCCCGGGCGACGCCGGGGCCGCTTCTTTCGGGACGCGGTCGCCATCGGGCACTACGGGCTGGACCTTCACCCCGGGCCCTGCGCCGAGACCATATCCTCCGAGGCCACGCGCCCCTTCCAGATCCCCCTGGTAGCGCTGGTCCCCGAGCGGATTGAGAACCTCCTCGCCGCGGGGCGCTGTCTCGGCGTCACGCACATCACGGCGAGTTGCACGCGCCTCCATCCCATCGAGTGGGCTATCGGTGAAGCGGCGGGGGCCGCCGCGGCCGAGTGCGTCGCCTCCGACCTGGCGCCGCGAGCGCTCCTGGCCGACCCTGCGGCCCTGCTGAGGATGCAGCGGCGTCTGGTGTCGCGAGGAGCGCCCATCGTCTGGTATGCCGATCTGGCCACTGACGACCCCCGCTTCCAGGAAGCCCAGCTCGCCCCCTTCGTGGGCGCGGACGGCGACTCCCTCCTCGAACTCAGCTCCAACTACGACTCGGAGGCCTGGCAGTGA
- a CDS encoding histidine--tRNA ligase, producing the protein MAAPERPTPRLPRGFRDVFGDALVQRQRMIERIVAVYRRYGFTALETPIVEYLETLGKYLPDTDRPEGGVFAFRDERDEWLALRYDLTAPLSRVMAQYPDLPLPFRRYQVGSVFRDEKPGPGRFCEFIQCDFDTVGTASMLADAEVCSVLGDVMEALGFQPGDYRIRVNNRKVLNGVLEKAGLNVADSREDVAGPWLTVLRAIDKLDRVGLDGVAQLLGKGRMDESGDFTKGAALATGQIDTILGYLQLVGQERGALVTALGALTAGSKVGEEGVAELAEIDRLLTAAGAGDERITFDPTVVRGLAYYTGPVYEAELTFEVKDEKGEVTRFGSVAGGGRYDDLVDRFLGKVVPATGASMGVDRLLAALELARPEAGGGPDSVLVVVMDPNFMAEYMGLAAELRAAGVAAELYMGEGRVGAQLRYADRRGLPAVVICGENEFASNEVSVKDLAVGRKLAQGMSDRKQWQEERPAQVTIPRGELVATVRRIIDGE; encoded by the coding sequence ATGGCTGCGCCCGAACGTCCCACACCGCGCCTGCCCCGTGGGTTTCGCGACGTCTTCGGCGACGCCCTGGTGCAGCGCCAGCGGATGATCGAGCGCATCGTCGCGGTCTATCGCCGCTACGGGTTCACCGCGCTCGAGACGCCCATCGTCGAGTACCTCGAGACGCTGGGCAAGTATCTCCCCGACACGGATCGTCCCGAAGGCGGCGTCTTCGCCTTCCGCGACGAGCGCGACGAGTGGCTGGCCCTGCGCTACGACCTCACCGCGCCGCTGTCGCGGGTCATGGCGCAGTACCCCGACCTGCCGCTGCCCTTCCGCCGCTACCAGGTGGGTTCCGTCTTTCGCGACGAGAAGCCCGGCCCGGGCCGCTTCTGCGAGTTCATCCAGTGCGACTTCGACACGGTGGGCACGGCCTCCATGCTTGCCGACGCCGAGGTCTGCAGCGTGCTGGGCGACGTGATGGAGGCCCTCGGCTTCCAGCCCGGCGACTACCGCATCCGCGTGAACAACCGCAAGGTGCTGAACGGCGTGCTGGAGAAGGCGGGGCTGAACGTCGCGGACTCCCGCGAGGACGTGGCCGGCCCCTGGCTCACCGTGCTGCGCGCCATCGACAAGCTCGACCGCGTGGGCCTTGACGGCGTCGCCCAGCTCCTCGGCAAGGGCCGCATGGACGAGTCCGGCGACTTCACCAAGGGCGCCGCGCTGGCCACGGGCCAGATCGACACGATCCTCGGCTACCTGCAGCTCGTCGGTCAGGAGCGCGGCGCGCTCGTGACCGCGCTGGGCGCGCTCACCGCGGGCTCCAAGGTGGGCGAGGAGGGCGTGGCCGAACTCGCCGAGATCGACCGCCTGCTCACGGCCGCGGGCGCGGGCGACGAGCGCATCACCTTCGACCCCACGGTCGTGCGCGGCCTGGCCTACTACACGGGCCCTGTTTACGAGGCCGAACTCACCTTCGAGGTGAAGGACGAGAAGGGCGAGGTCACCCGCTTCGGCAGCGTGGCCGGCGGCGGGCGCTACGACGACCTCGTCGACCGCTTCCTCGGCAAGGTCGTGCCGGCCACGGGCGCGTCCATGGGCGTGGACCGCCTGCTCGCCGCGCTCGAACTCGCGCGTCCCGAGGCGGGCGGCGGCCCCGACTCCGTGCTCGTCGTCGTGATGGACCCGAACTTCATGGCCGAGTACATGGGCCTCGCCGCCGAGCTGCGCGCCGCGGGCGTCGCCGCCGAGCTCTACATGGGCGAAGGCCGCGTGGGCGCCCAGCTGCGCTACGCGGACCGGCGCGGCCTGCCCGCCGTGGTGATCTGCGGCGAGAACGAGTTCGCGTCGAACGAGGTGTCGGTGAAGGACCTCGCCGTGGGCCGCAAGCTCGCGCAGGGCATGAGCGACCGCAAGCAGTGGCAGGAAGAACGCCCCGCGCAGGTGACGATCCCGCGCGGCGAGCTGGTGGCCACCGTGCGGCGGATCATCGACGGCGAATAG
- a CDS encoding glycosyltransferase family 39 protein, with the protein MTRTARLWLWAGLVGLSLGLRLYLLNWGLPFVFEEAVPLKKAWYMWRWGQSTLHLDPEFFNYPSLTLYLHLALQGAVFGVQRLAGMVDSATDFAAHYVVDPSAVMLAGRALQALFGAATVALAWPLGRRLGGALTAAGGAALLALSTTHIARSQMIEVDVPLTCFTLLTLLALLRAAERPSLRAWLAAGAAMGLAASTKYTGALLALPLGAAAIVARREHGAALRAWWPVAALAAAALVFAATSPYVLIDFGTFREHFGYEQQHLSLGQFGLAGTSSLAYYGRVLAGSFLGWPAALLALAGLTHGIARRRPAALILAAFLLPYLLVVNTWTLHAERYLLPALPLLLLFAAAGAKALLDLPRLRAFAAPARAGLAAALLLAAAAPSLLAYPGYLRSIGSDTRATSTRWIEANVPRGSLVVSELYGPELSGPQQTLSLPRAIGARAEALETRPDFGALLIPMYQVYPERTAPLYDLDLYAMADLLVTSDAVRGRYARDPAQFAAQCAFYARLDRDWERVADFAPTGGGPEIVVYRNPRWQTPFAERDAIPEPPALQLGPAGPTGSEATFYYEWGTVCEVYGQLVPAVDCYGLGLRYPVPRDSLYRALVLRRAACLIDLGRGQDALLWLEGLARAEQEPARADYLRWLRGQVESNL; encoded by the coding sequence GTGACCCGCACCGCGCGCCTTTGGTTGTGGGCTGGTCTCGTTGGACTCTCCCTCGGCCTGCGGCTGTACCTGCTGAACTGGGGTCTGCCCTTCGTCTTCGAGGAAGCCGTTCCTCTCAAGAAGGCCTGGTACATGTGGCGGTGGGGGCAGAGCACGCTCCACCTCGACCCCGAGTTCTTCAACTACCCCAGCCTCACGCTCTACCTGCACCTCGCGCTCCAGGGCGCGGTCTTCGGCGTCCAGCGCCTCGCCGGCATGGTGGACTCGGCGACGGACTTCGCCGCCCACTACGTCGTGGATCCCAGTGCCGTCATGCTGGCGGGCCGCGCGCTGCAGGCGCTCTTCGGCGCGGCGACGGTCGCCCTCGCCTGGCCGCTGGGCCGCCGCCTCGGCGGGGCGCTCACTGCCGCGGGCGGCGCGGCGCTGCTGGCGCTGAGCACCACGCACATCGCGCGCTCGCAGATGATCGAGGTGGACGTTCCGCTCACCTGCTTCACGCTGCTCACCCTGCTCGCCCTGCTGCGGGCCGCCGAGCGGCCGAGCCTGCGCGCCTGGCTCGCGGCCGGCGCGGCGATGGGCCTGGCTGCCTCCACGAAGTACACGGGCGCGCTGCTGGCGCTGCCGCTGGGGGCGGCGGCGATCGTCGCGCGGCGCGAACACGGCGCGGCCCTGCGCGCGTGGTGGCCGGTGGCCGCGCTCGCTGCCGCGGCGCTGGTGTTCGCGGCAACTAGCCCCTACGTGCTCATCGACTTCGGCACCTTCCGCGAGCACTTCGGTTACGAGCAGCAGCATCTGAGCCTGGGGCAGTTCGGGCTGGCGGGGACGTCGAGCCTGGCCTACTACGGCCGCGTGCTGGCCGGCAGCTTCCTCGGCTGGCCGGCCGCGCTGCTCGCGCTCGCCGGCTTGACGCACGGCATTGCGCGGCGGCGCCCCGCGGCGCTGATCCTCGCCGCCTTCTTGCTGCCTTACCTGCTCGTAGTGAACACCTGGACGCTCCACGCCGAACGGTACCTGCTGCCGGCGCTGCCCTTGCTGCTGCTCTTCGCGGCGGCGGGGGCGAAGGCGTTGCTGGATCTCCCCCGGCTCCGCGCCTTCGCCGCGCCCGCACGGGCGGGCCTGGCCGCGGCGCTACTCCTCGCAGCCGCGGCGCCCTCGCTCCTCGCCTACCCCGGCTACCTGCGGAGCATCGGCAGCGACACGCGGGCCACGTCCACGCGCTGGATCGAGGCCAACGTGCCGCGCGGTTCGCTGGTGGTCAGCGAGCTCTACGGGCCCGAGCTGTCGGGACCGCAGCAGACGCTCTCGCTGCCCAGGGCCATCGGCGCGCGCGCCGAGGCGCTCGAAACGCGGCCCGACTTCGGCGCGCTCTTGATCCCCATGTACCAGGTCTACCCCGAGCGCACGGCCCCGCTCTACGACCTCGACCTCTACGCCATGGCCGACCTGCTCGTCACCTCGGACGCAGTGCGCGGCCGCTACGCGCGCGACCCGGCGCAGTTCGCCGCGCAGTGCGCGTTCTACGCGCGACTCGATCGCGACTGGGAGCGCGTGGCGGACTTCGCGCCCACGGGCGGCGGGCCGGAGATCGTCGTCTACCGCAATCCGCGCTGGCAGACGCCCTTCGCCGAACGCGACGCGATTCCCGAACCTCCGGCGCTGCAACTGGGGCCGGCGGGACCCACGGGCTCCGAGGCGACCTTCTACTACGAGTGGGGGACGGTCTGCGAGGTCTACGGGCAGCTCGTCCCCGCCGTGGACTGCTACGGCCTCGGCCTGCGCTACCCCGTGCCGCGGGACTCGCTCTACCGCGCGCTGGTGCTGCGACGGGCCGCCTGCCTCATCGACCTGGGCCGCGGCCAGGACGCGCTGCTCTGGCTGGAGGGGCTGGCCCGCGCGGAGCAAGAGCCTGCGCGCGCCGACTACCTGCGCTGGCTGCGGGGGCAGGTGGAGTCGAACCTCTAG
- a CDS encoding HAD family hydrolase → MATILLDIGNVLWSDDDGDAFTLTNIGRVLAARGQAVSEGVIAAAQAQAVADWAPSAWRAVIHGLARDPVEAAAVTREVRARWDALSDDDYAAFTTPFPSTAPLLESLAEGGHTLVLASNNSPRALARLETLGLLRHFAVKEVSETLDLAKPDPRFFEALLAAAGNPARAIMVGDRIDNDVAPARALGLATVRLRHGSHIAQEPRGPESTPDLTVDDPAELSVALARFVGV, encoded by the coding sequence ATGGCCACGATCCTCCTCGACATCGGCAACGTGCTCTGGAGCGACGACGACGGCGACGCCTTCACGCTGACCAACATCGGACGCGTGCTCGCCGCGCGCGGGCAGGCCGTGAGCGAGGGGGTGATCGCGGCGGCCCAGGCCCAGGCCGTGGCCGACTGGGCGCCCAGCGCCTGGCGCGCGGTGATCCACGGCCTGGCGCGCGACCCCGTCGAGGCGGCGGCCGTGACGCGCGAGGTCCGCGCCCGCTGGGACGCCCTCAGCGACGACGACTACGCCGCCTTCACCACACCCTTTCCCTCCACCGCGCCGCTGCTGGAGTCACTCGCCGAGGGAGGCCACACACTCGTCCTCGCCAGCAACAACTCGCCGCGGGCGCTCGCGCGCCTGGAGACGCTGGGTCTCTTGCGCCACTTCGCGGTGAAGGAGGTCTCCGAGACGCTGGACCTGGCCAAGCCCGATCCGCGCTTCTTCGAGGCGCTTCTCGCGGCGGCGGGCAACCCCGCGCGCGCGATCATGGTGGGGGACCGCATCGACAACGACGTCGCGCCGGCGCGTGCGCTCGGCCTCGCCACCGTGCGCCTGCGCCATGGCTCGCACATCGCTCAGGAGCCGCGGGGGCCGGAGTCCACGCCGGATCTCACCGTCGACGATCCCGCGGAGCTCTCGGTCGCGCTCGCGCGCTTTGTGGGCGTGTGA
- a CDS encoding T9SS type A sorting domain-containing protein yields MVALLSLSSLVHATQFRDCDDGLQLICADGDSLAPVDSTVFAGNPIFNKHFTVFLCWEPGAPGATGAPGSRWDEDDLREFANIVVDSLAGDVSGMAKSILDYFGEDAFASVDTLFGIQTKTGAPAGQDTTYTHFGIYIFDTCRVINATHEYVTAHIEGQDGQFLTPWEVARDAFAHEWQHVCHHSWQRVDRSTSIFESFDEMCSVLSASKYGLDGSDTHTSPYDTPVSNNGSGSHYASACQNAVPVTQDSLLGSGCLSRFGNVYNDWAMFAIYLDNVFTLPGEALEDSLVYRWIRTYTEDEGHRTYLHNFPGLGIALDVPDLDAFFSSSSASPHQRVNEVFRAYGLAKFLNLQSPTSDEEIYQWLGEGDDPDGYQPQALYNFLQDSNGVCYDNIQAFPPYHTCSSDRQVVSGWQFSSDYWPTDCDADDYSWFVPEWNKRRLVGVQTFASNYLVFQPPDTSGVDLSVSFRFLDEYPCMICPTDPDSAYALQSVTAAYEGKVRLAVDLIGYDLPFAPDDLDPRDNGLDVYGERKRSIETHWIEPAPGQVVDFNVTDFGKGNSDAVALVLTLVPKEGVAGNLNPIMLPYEYRFQTVPDTVVSLPDTIGGTDCHVVVEAGETAWVDGEVRILPGCDLTVEEGARVYFRNATSKIVADGGSLLVRGTAEAPVEFLPSILPGDTNTDYAGLFAENLGLLDLDYCRLNDAEQIVADSALVRISYSTLYLADTNDNAIVLDLQNGPREPALEYCEIPSVNRIWIDSGVGRSAEIANCTISQRENFQSLLSLPPPLVYCMRGTLSVSNTEMYFLRTGIQIGEKFMPHQPMAYLGPNLTIEPHSAAVAPETGIQCRGSSRVYAQYCDIAGPRVGAKNWDSAQLSLDHVDIHLCDYGVINYAWSGTVDLGAPGQSAGGNFIAPLTTSADCWTYVQGTPASCYEDAAEVEMVRIYNATTNVIPAEGNAWGTCEGFGEDYGIDCMCPDAFFKPDSTRVDFGPWTAQNSLFACGTSPTDPGFYIGIESAAPPPEGAWPNPFNGQIHFRYRAPGAPARLQVFDILGREVRRLSATIGENGDQLFIWRGDSEQGQPVSSGVYLYRIVGEAKTLKGKVIYVK; encoded by the coding sequence TTGGTAGCGCTGCTCTCCCTCTCTTCGCTGGTCCACGCGACCCAGTTCCGAGATTGCGATGATGGCCTCCAGCTGATTTGCGCCGATGGAGATTCTCTCGCGCCCGTCGACTCGACGGTCTTTGCCGGGAACCCCATCTTCAACAAGCACTTCACGGTCTTCCTCTGCTGGGAGCCGGGCGCCCCTGGGGCCACTGGGGCCCCTGGCTCCCGATGGGACGAAGACGACTTGCGCGAGTTTGCCAACATCGTCGTCGACTCGCTGGCGGGTGATGTGAGTGGAATGGCGAAGTCGATCCTCGACTACTTCGGCGAGGACGCGTTCGCTTCCGTCGATACGCTCTTCGGAATCCAGACCAAGACTGGTGCCCCCGCGGGGCAGGACACGACCTACACCCACTTCGGAATCTACATCTTCGACACCTGCCGGGTTATCAATGCGACACATGAGTACGTGACAGCCCACATCGAGGGCCAAGACGGGCAGTTCTTGACACCTTGGGAGGTCGCGCGCGACGCCTTCGCACACGAGTGGCAGCATGTTTGCCACCACAGCTGGCAACGTGTGGATCGGAGCACATCGATATTCGAGAGCTTCGACGAAATGTGCTCTGTGCTTTCCGCATCCAAGTACGGCCTGGATGGCTCCGATACGCACACGTCTCCCTATGATACCCCGGTCAGCAATAACGGAAGCGGCTCTCACTACGCCTCGGCCTGCCAGAACGCGGTACCCGTGACCCAGGACAGCCTCCTCGGGTCGGGGTGCCTTTCGAGGTTTGGCAACGTCTACAATGACTGGGCGATGTTCGCGATCTACCTGGACAACGTATTCACGTTGCCCGGCGAAGCGCTAGAGGACAGCCTGGTCTACCGCTGGATCCGCACCTACACGGAAGATGAGGGCCATCGGACCTACTTGCACAATTTCCCGGGACTGGGGATTGCGCTGGATGTCCCAGACCTCGATGCCTTTTTCTCGTCTTCCAGTGCGAGCCCGCACCAGCGTGTCAACGAGGTCTTCCGCGCCTATGGCCTCGCGAAGTTTCTCAACCTTCAGAGTCCCACATCGGATGAGGAAATCTACCAGTGGCTCGGAGAGGGCGACGATCCCGATGGCTACCAGCCTCAGGCGCTGTACAACTTCCTTCAGGACTCGAACGGGGTTTGCTACGACAACATCCAGGCGTTTCCTCCCTACCACACGTGCTCGTCCGATCGTCAGGTGGTGTCCGGGTGGCAGTTCAGCTCAGATTACTGGCCCACGGACTGCGACGCGGATGACTACAGCTGGTTCGTTCCGGAGTGGAACAAGCGACGCTTGGTAGGGGTCCAGACCTTCGCTAGCAACTACCTTGTGTTCCAGCCCCCGGACACTTCTGGGGTGGACCTCAGTGTCAGCTTCCGCTTCCTCGATGAGTATCCTTGCATGATCTGCCCCACCGATCCAGACAGCGCCTATGCACTGCAATCGGTGACGGCGGCGTACGAAGGCAAAGTCCGACTCGCCGTGGATCTGATTGGCTATGACCTGCCCTTCGCACCGGACGACCTAGATCCACGCGACAATGGCCTGGATGTGTACGGCGAACGGAAGCGCAGCATCGAGACCCACTGGATCGAGCCTGCGCCAGGGCAGGTCGTTGATTTCAACGTGACGGACTTCGGCAAGGGGAATAGCGATGCTGTTGCGCTAGTGCTCACGCTTGTTCCCAAGGAAGGGGTCGCGGGGAACCTCAATCCCATCATGCTGCCCTACGAGTACCGCTTTCAGACCGTTCCGGACACAGTCGTGAGCCTCCCCGACACGATTGGTGGTACCGACTGCCATGTCGTCGTCGAAGCTGGTGAAACGGCCTGGGTCGACGGTGAGGTACGGATCCTGCCGGGTTGCGACCTCACGGTTGAAGAGGGAGCCAGGGTCTACTTCCGAAACGCTACGTCCAAAATCGTGGCCGATGGAGGCTCCCTCCTGGTGAGAGGCACCGCCGAAGCGCCAGTGGAGTTTCTCCCGTCGATTCTTCCGGGGGACACGAACACAGACTACGCAGGGCTTTTCGCAGAGAATCTCGGGCTATTGGACCTCGACTACTGCCGGCTGAATGACGCGGAGCAGATCGTCGCCGACAGCGCCCTCGTGAGAATAAGCTACTCCACGCTCTATCTGGCCGACACCAACGACAACGCAATCGTCCTTGATCTTCAGAATGGCCCGCGGGAGCCCGCGCTGGAGTACTGCGAGATCCCGAGTGTCAATCGAATCTGGATCGACTCGGGAGTCGGCAGGTCGGCTGAGATCGCGAATTGTACGATCTCTCAGCGGGAGAACTTCCAGTCTCTCCTCTCCCTGCCTCCTCCCCTGGTCTACTGCATGAGGGGTACCCTCAGTGTATCCAACACGGAGATGTACTTCCTTAGGACGGGCATTCAGATCGGTGAGAAGTTCATGCCGCACCAGCCGATGGCGTACCTTGGGCCAAACCTAACGATCGAACCGCACTCAGCTGCAGTTGCTCCTGAAACCGGGATCCAATGCAGGGGGAGTTCTAGAGTCTACGCCCAGTACTGCGACATTGCGGGTCCACGGGTCGGGGCTAAGAACTGGGACTCCGCCCAGCTCAGCCTGGACCACGTCGACATCCACTTGTGTGACTACGGCGTTATCAACTACGCCTGGAGCGGTACCGTTGACCTTGGCGCGCCGGGTCAGAGCGCGGGCGGAAACTTCATCGCGCCGCTAACCACCAGTGCGGACTGCTGGACGTACGTGCAGGGAACACCAGCTTCCTGCTACGAGGACGCTGCCGAAGTTGAGATGGTGCGCATCTACAACGCCACGACCAACGTCATTCCGGCGGAGGGCAATGCCTGGGGGACCTGCGAGGGCTTTGGGGAGGACTATGGGATTGACTGCATGTGCCCTGACGCGTTCTTCAAGCCCGATTCAACGCGCGTCGATTTCGGACCCTGGACCGCTCAGAACTCTCTCTTCGCCTGCGGGACGAGTCCTACTGACCCCGGTTTCTACATCGGTATAGAGTCCGCGGCTCCACCACCTGAGGGCGCTTGGCCGAACCCGTTCAACGGGCAGATTCACTTCCGCTATAGGGCACCCGGCGCTCCGGCAAGACTCCAGGTCTTTGACATCCTTGGCCGGGAAGTCCGGAGGCTCTCGGCAACGATTGGCGAGAACGGTGATCAGCTCTTCATTTGGAGGGGCGACTCCGAACAGGGCCAGCCTGTCAGCTCGGGAGTCTACCTGTACCGCATCGTCGGAGAAGCCAAGACACTCAAGGGGAAGGTGATCTATGTCAAGTAA